AGGTCACGGCGAACGCGCTGGCCAGCGCCCCCGACGTGCCGCTCGACGCCGTCGTCGAGCGGGCCGCGGCGGGGTCGGCGCCGATCGGGATGAGCGACCTGATCACGGCGGTGACCCACCTCTCCCTCCAGGCGTCGCTGCGCCGCTGAGCACCGCTCACCCGCCCGGGCGCACACCGGCCACCAGGCGCTCGGCGACCGCCTGCCACATGGGTTCGGCGGGGTCGAGGAACTCGAAGTGGTGGCCGTCCGGGAACTCGACCAGGTCGATGTCGTCACCTGCCGCCGTCGCCGCGCGGACCAGCGAGTCGCTCTGGCCGGGTGGGACGGACTCGTCCAGCCGTCCGTGCACCGCGGTCAGCGGGACACCGAGCGGCACGAGGCGGACCGGGGACAGCGCCGCAGGATCCTCCTCCCCGACGTAGGCCGCCGCGGCGCCGTCTCCGACGCCCTCGGCGATCGCCGCCTCGAGGTCCACGCAGCCGGCCATCGACACCGCCAGAGCCGGAGGTGCGACGACATCGCGCAGCGACGCCACCGCCGCGAGCGCGAGCTGCCCGCCCGCGGAGTGACCGGCGATCGACCAACGGGCTGCGTCCACCCGCGGGTCCTCGAGCGCGAACCGGACGGCGGCCGCGACGTCCTCGACGCTGGCGCGGCCCCCTCCCCCGCCGCCGGCCTCCCCGACCCTCCGGTACTCGACGTTGGCGCAGGCGACGCCGCGGTCGACGAGGTCGAGGGCGCTCAGCTCGGTCGTGTCGGACGTCCACTGGTGACGCCAGAACCCGCCGTGCACCAGCACCGCCAGGGGCCACGGGCCCGACCCGTCGGGGAACCGCAGATCGACGAACTGCTCAGCCCCGTCGGCGTACCGGAGGCGCTCGACCGGCCGACGGGCTCGGGCGACCAGGTGGCGGAGCGCCCAGCGGTAGGACTCCACCCCTCGCCCGTACACGGTGTGCACGCAGGCCGGGCGGACGACGGAGCGGCGCCGCCAGGGCTCACGCGACTCGACGTCGGAGATGTGCGTCTCGACGGTCGGGATCTCGACGGCCTCGATCGCGTCGTGGAGCGCGTAGGAGGTGTGGGTGAACGCCCCCGGGTTGAACACGATGCCGTCGACCCCACCGCGGGCGGCGTGGAGCCGGTCGATGAGGTGCCCCTCGTGGTTGGACTGGTAGGCCTGCACGTGGGTGACGCCGAGGTCCGCCGCCCACCCCCGGACGAGCGTCTCGAGGTCGTCGAGGGTCGTCGTCCCGTACACCTCGGGACGCCGGGTGCCCAGCAGGTTCAGGTTCGGGCCGTTCAGCAGCAGGACGCGCATGGCCGGACACGCTAGCCACCACCTGGCCCCGCTGGGCCCCCTGACCGATCGTCGGACCGATCGGCGTTACGTGCGGGGCATGCGGGATAGGGAGTGAGCACCGCACGACCAGCGACACACAGGAGAGCCGCACCATGTCATCAGTCGCACGCGTCACCGAGATCACCGCACGTGGCAGTGACTACCAGAGCGCCATCCAGGCCGGCATCGACCGGGCCAACAAGACGCTCCGAGGCGTCCAGCACGTGTACGTGAAGGACCACGAGATCTACCTCGAGGACGGCACGGTCACCGAGCACCAGGTCGACCTCAAGGTGACCTTCACCCTCGACGACTAGTCGCGGACCCGACCCGCCGCCGCTGACACGGCCACCGAGGACCTGCAGGCGATCACGCCAGCAGGTCCTCGACGATCCGGCGGCCGGGGATCGCGTCGTCGGTCTCCTCGGTGAAGGACTCCATCAGCCCCTTCGAGACGTTCTTGCGCGTCATCTGGACGAGGCCGAGCTTCGAGATCTCCATCACCCGGGACTTGGTCTTGTCCCGCGCCAGCTCGCGCTTGAACCGCTTGAGCACCTCGTCGCGGTTCGCCGGCACGATCATGTCGACGAAGTCGATGACGATGATCCCGCCCATGTCGCGGAGCCGGAGCTGCTTGGCGATCTCCTCGGCGGCCTCGAGGTTGTTGCGCAGCACCGTCTCCTCGAGGTTGTCCTTGCCGACGAACTTGCCGGTGTTGACGTCGATGACCCACATGGCCTCGGTCTTCTCGATGATCAGGTAGCCGCCCGACTTGAGCCACACCTTCTTCTCGAGCGCGCGGCGGACCTGCGTCGTCACCTCGTAGGCGTCGAACAGCCGGTCGTCGCCGCGGTAGGTGACGACCTTGTCGACGTGCTCCGGGCTGACCTCGCGGAGGTAGTCCCGGACCTCGTCGGCGAGCGTCTCGTCGTCGATGATCAGCTGGGTGTGCTCGGGGCCGAACACGTCGCGGATCACGCGGAGGACGAGCTGCGGCTCGGCGTAGATCGACTCGAGCGGCTTGGCCTTCTCGGCCTTCTCCTCGACGGCCTTCCAGCGCTCCACGAGGCGCTCGACGTCAGCCTCGAGCTGCTCGGCCGACGCGGACTCCGCCGCCGTTCGGACGATGAGGCCGTAGCCCTCGGGCTTGATGGCCTTCAGGGTCTTCCGCAGGCGGTCGCGCTGCTCGTCGGGCAGCTTGCGGCTGATCCCGAGCATGTCGTCGCCGGGGGCCAGCACGCAGTAGCGGCCCGCCAGGGAGAGGTGCTGGGTGAGGCGCGCCCCCTTCGTCCCCATCGGGTCCTTGGTCACCTGCACGAGGACGCTCTGGCCGGGCTTCAGGGCCTGCTCGATCCGGGGCAGCCCGCCTTCGCGGTCGGCCTCGTCGTAGTTGACCTCACCGGCGTAGAGGACGCCGTTGCGGCCCTTGCCGATGTCGACGAACGCGGCCTCCATGCCCGGGAGGACGTTCTGGACGCGGCCCTTGTAGATGTTGCCGACGTAGGACTGCTCGGACGCCTGGGTGACGTAGTGCTCGACCAGGGTCCGCTCCTCGAGGACCGCGATCTGGGTCCGCTCGCCGCCGACCGTGACCAGCATCCGCTTGGGGGGGCTCTCGGCCATCACGCGGCGCGTCTCGGGGCTGACCGTCGGCACCCGGCGCCGACCGCCGCTGCCCTTGCCGCGCGCGGCGAGGCGCGTCGACCCGCCGGAGCTCGAGTCCCCGCCGGAGCTGCCGCCGTCCGAGGACTTCTTCCCCCGACGACCCCGACCACGACGCCCGCGACGACGTCGACGTCCCGACCGCGACGACCCGCCGGACCCGCCGTCCTCTGACGCGTCGTCGGAGTCGGAGTCGTCGCCGGCGTCGGAGCCCTCCGCGTCAGCGGAGGCGTCGTCGGAGGCGGAGTCCTGTGCCTCGGTGCCCTTCGACTTCGAGCTCTTCGCCTTCGAGTCCTTCGACTTGGAGCCCTTCGACTTGGACGACCGTGCCAGCGTGCGCTCCGTGGACGTCTCGTCCGTCGCGGTCGTCTCGTCGGATCCCGAGTCGTCCGCCGCCACGTCCTCGCCCGCCCCCTCGTCGGAGGCGTCGTCGGAGGCGTCGTCGGAGTCGTCGTCGGAGTCGTCACCGGAGGTGCCCGCGTCACGGCCGGACCGGCCACGCCCACCTCGGCCACGACCGCCACGACGGCGTCGGCGGCGTCGAGGCCCGTCGTCACCCTCCTCGCCGGCCGAGTCGGACCCCTCGGCTGCTGCGGCGGCGGTGTCGCCACCGCCGTCGTCACCGCCGCGGTCGGCATCCCCCCCGCCAGGGGTGTCGGCGGAGTCGGCCTGCTCGTCGTCGGCGGCGGGGGTCACCGCGAACGGGTCGCGGGCCTTGCCGCGGACGCTGCGGCGCCGGACGCGCGTGCGCTCGACCCCGCCGTCGCCGTCGCCCTCGGCCTGGTCGGGGGTCGTGGTGTCGCTGTTGCTCAACGGGGGTTCCTCCTCAGGAGTGGTGGCCGGCCGCCGCACCGTCGGACGCGTCATCCCGCGCGGCGCGCGGGTCGGTCCGAACGGGGTCGGCAGCGGTCGTCGCCGGTGACGGCGGGCTCGTGCCCGGCCGCAGCGGCTCGACCGTGCCGCGCAGGGCGTCGGCGACGCCGGCGGTGCTGTCGTCGACCCGTCCCTGGACGAGTCGCGTGATGACGGTGGGTGGGGCGTCGAGGCCCAGCAGGGGGTGGATGTCGTCGGCGCGGACCGCCGCGCCGCCCGCGCCGCCCGCGACGTGGTCTCCCGGGATGACCCCGGGGTGTCGGACGGTGGCGCGCACGCGGGCGCCGTCGGCGACGATGCCGACGAGCGCCGGTCGCAGGTCGGCGGTGACCAGCTCGTCCTTCTTCATCCGCTGGACCGGCAGCGGCCCGTCCGCGGGCAGGGCGTCGACGGCCTCGACCAGACCCTCGGGTGAGGGGTACGTGAGCTCCCAGAGGGAGGCCTGCAGGAGCTTGCCGAGGCGCATGTCGCCCTCGACCGCCTCCACCGCGTCGACGACGGCGATGCCGTCGGGGAAGGCGGCGTCGAGCCGCGCGGCCATGTCAGCGAGGTCGACGGGGCCGGCGAAGGTGAGCTCGCAGAACTCGGCGGTCGAGGCGAAGCCGAGGGGCAGCGCGTCGCCGAAGCTGACCTTCGGGTGCGGGCTGAACCCCTCGGAGTACGCGATGGGGAGATCGGCCTTCCGGAGGGCTCGTTCCCAGACCCTCCCGAGGTCGATGGCGCTGATGAACCGGAGCTTCCCGGCCTTCGCGAACCTAACCCGTACCCGCACTGAGGATGGGGAGGCGCCTGGAGTGCTGCTGCGAGGGCTGCGGGTGCGCGGTCTGGTTCGCGAGATCCAGGCTCGGGCACACGCCGCAGTCGTAGCAGGGCGTCCAGCGACAATCGTCGAGTTCGGATGGAGCGGCCTCGACGGCATCGCGGTAGTCCGACCACAGCCAGCCCTTGTCCAGCCCGGCGTCGAGGTTGTCCCAGGGGAACACCTCGTGCTCAGGCCGTTCGCGCTGGCAGACCCAGGCGACGTCCACGCCGACCTGTGCGGCCGCCGTGGTCCAGGCGTCGTAGTCGAACAGCTCGTCCCACCCGTCGAAGCGGGCGCCGAGCTCCCAGGCGCGCTGGATCACGTCGGCGACCCGGCGGTCGCCGCGGGCGAGGAGCCCCTCGATCTGGCCCGGGTAGGGGTCGTGGTAGCGGAGGTTGAGGTTACGGTCGCGCGCGACGCGCTGCTTGATCAGCCCGAGCTTGCGCTCGATCTCCTCGGGGGAGTCCTGCGCCGCCCACTGGAACGGGGTGTGCGGCTTCGGGACGAACCCTCCGACGGAGACCGTGACCTTGTTCTTCCGTCCGTAGGACTTGCCGATGTCGAGGACCTTCAGGCCCAGATCGGCGATCGCGATGACGTCGTCGTCGGTCTCGCTCGGGAGACCGATCATGAAGTAGAGCTTGATGTGGCGCCAGCCGGAGCTGAACGCGGTCTCCGCGGTGCGGAGCATGTCCGCCTCGGAGACCATCTTGTTGATGACCTTGCGCATCCGCTCGCTGCCGGCCTCGGGCGCGAAGGTCAGGCCGGTCCGGCGACCGTTGCGGATGAGCTCGTCCGCCAGCTCGACGTTGAACGCGTCGACGCGGGTGGAGGGGAGGGCCAGCGAGGTGGCGGTCCCCTCGTAGCTGTCGGCGAGGTCGCCGCAGAGCCCGCGGATCTCGGCGTGGTCGGCGCTCGAGAGGCTGAGCAGCCCGACCTCCTCGAACCCGGTCTCGCGGAGGCCGGCGTCGACCATCTGCTGGATGGTCGCCGAGGACCGCTCGCGCACCGGCCGGGTGATCATGCCCGCCTGGCAGAAGCGGCAGCCGCGCGTGCAGCCGCGGAAGATCTCGACGGCGTAGCGCTCGTGGACCGTCTCGGTGAGGGGGACGATCTGCTTCTTCGGGTACGGCCACTCGTCGAGGTCGGTGACGGTCCGCTTGGGGACCAGCCGGTCGGCGCCGGCGGTGGGGAACAACCCGCGCAGGCGGCCCATGGACTCGCCGTCGCGCGGTTCGAGGTACTCGGGCCGGTACCGGTCGGGCAGGTAGGCGCCGGAGATCCGGGCGATGGCGTCAAGCCGGTCCGCGCGACCGGCGACCTGGCGGAGGACCGCGTCGACCTCGAGGACGAACTCCTCGCCGTCCCCGGCGCAGGCGACGTCCACGAAGGGCGCCAGCGGCTCGGGGTTGAACGACGCGTGCCCGCCGATCATCACGATCGGGTCGTCCGGCCCGCGGTCGGCAGCGCGCAGCGGCACGCCGGCGAGGTCGAGGCAGGTCAGCAGGTTCGTGTAGCCGACCTCGGCGGAGAGGCTGAAGGCGATGACGTCGAAGCCGCCCGCCGGCCGGTGGGTCTCGAGGCTGAAGAGGGGGATCCCCTCCTCCCGCATGATGGCCTCCATGTCGGGCCACGGGGCGAACGCGCGCTCGGCGGCGGTGCCGTCGACCTCGTTCAGGACCTCGTAGAGGATCTGGATGCCCTGGTTGGGCTGCCCGATCTCGTAGGTGTCGGGGTAGCACAGCAGCCAGGACGTGGTGACCGCAGCGGGGTCCTTGACCACGATGTTGTCCTCGCCGCCGACGTACCGGGCGGGCTTGCGGACCCGCAGGAGGTGCGGTTCCAGGTCCGGCCAGACGGTCTCGGGGGCGGTTGTGGGGGAGGACATGGGGAGGTGGCTCAGTCGTGGTGGCGGGCGTGGGTCAGTCTAGCGACCCCGGGTAGCACCACAGCCGACGCGCGGTGGCCGGTCAGCGACGCGCCGAGAGGATCGCCTCCGCCCGGTCGAGGTCCGCCGGGTGGGTGATCTTCAGGTTCTCGGCGCTGCTCGCCACCCAGCGGATCTCGACGTCGGCGAACGCGTCGACGGTCTGGGCGGTGTCGACGCCGTCGAAGCCCCCGGCGATCGCCGCCGGGTACGTGCGGCGCAGGACGTGGAGGGGGAACGCCTGCGGGGTCTGCACCGCCACCAGGTCGTCGGTCGTGACCCGCCGCCCGACGGGATCGACGAGGTCGTCGGTGACGCCGACGGCGGGGATGGCACCCGCCCCGTCCCGTGCGGCCGCGATCAGGCCGGAGACGAGGTCCGGGGTGGTCAGGGGCCGGGCGGCGTCGTGCAGCAGCACCAGGGGGTCGTCCAGGTCCAGGGCGGTGACCGCCTCGATCCCCGCCCACTCGCTGGCCTGACGCGTCGCGCCGCCGTCGACGACGGCGCGGACCTTCGTGGACGCCGCGTCGGCGAGCACGGCCGCGCAGGCGCCGCGGTCCTCGGCGCAGACGACGAGCACGACGTGGTCGACGTCGGGGTGGGACTCGAACGCCGCGAGGCTGTGCGCGATCACCGGTCGTCCGCCGAGGTCGACGTATACCTTGCTGACGGGTGCGCCGAACCGCGTGCCCGAGCCGCCGGCGAGCACGACCGCGACCACGTCGCCGCTCATCCCGGCCCCCTCCCCCGCTGACTGGACCTCACGACGTGCACCGCCCGGACCCTACCCGCCGTGCCGCCGATCGTGGGGGTGGCGTCGTGGTCGTGGACGTGCCCGCCGACGCGCCGGTCCGGGTCGACGGGCTGGCGCTGACGGCCGCGCTGGCCGAGGTCGAGGACGTGCACGTCGTGGTCCTGTGGCCTGCAGCGCGATCCCGCGCCGACCTGCCCGCTGTGGTCGAGGGGGCGCGAGCCTCGGTCGCTCCCGAGGTGGCGGTGGCCGCGCTGGCGCCGGTGACCGACGCGGTCAAGCGGGTGGAGGGCGATCGCGTGGTCGAGACCGTCGACCGCTCGGCCCTCCGGCGGGTGGTCGCGCCCCTCGTCCTGCACCCCGTGACGGCCCGCCGGGCGCTGGCGGCCGCCGACGGAGGGGTCGTGAGCCCCCTCGACGGCCTGGGCTCGGGCGGGCGCGTCCTCCCCCTCCCGGGCTGACGCCCCAGGCCCCGATCCGCGCGCGCATCCCCCCGGCCCCCCGGAGGCGGTCTGTCGCCTTCGTTGCGCGCATCGGAACGAAGGCGACAGACCACGCGCGTCATGGCCACCCCCGCAGCAAGGTCTGTCAGGTTGGTTGCGCAGGTCGCAACGGACACGACAGACCCCGATCCATGCGGTCCGCCATGCGGGACGGACGCCCCTCCTGACGCCTCCGGCACGACGACGCCCCCGCCGGGGGCGGGGGCGCGTCGAGGTCGGGAGGCTCAGTCGACCGGGCTGGGTGACAAGGCCTCGCCGGACTCGGCCTTCGCGGCCAGCGACGCCGGCGGGGTGAACCGCTCGCCGTAGCGGTCCGCGAGCTCCTTCGCCCGGGCGACGAAGCCGGTGACGCCGGTGGCGTTCACGGGGTTCGTCACGCCGGCGTACCCGTCGATGAACTGGATGACGCCACCGGTCCAGGCAGGGAAGCCGATGCCGAAGATCGAGCCGATGTTGGCGTCCGGGACGGTCTCGAGGACGCCCTCGTCGAAGCACTTGACGGTCTCGAGCGCCTCGGCGAACAGCATCCGCTCCTGGATGTCCTCGAGGGGCAGGTCGGCCTCGGGGTCGACCGGGAAGTGCTCGCCGAGCTCGGCCCACAGGCCGGTGCGCGTGCCGTCGGCGTAGTCGTTGAAGCCCTTGCCGGCGGCCTTGCCCTCGCGCCCGAGCTCGACCATCTTCTTCAGGACCGCGACGCCGGGGTGGGGCTCGTACCCCTCCCCTGCCGCGGCCGCGGTCTCCTTCTCGATCTTCAACGGGAGGGTCAGGGTCAGCTCGTCGAGCAGCTGGAGCGGGCCGACGGGGTAGCCGGCCATCTCCCCGGCGCGGTTGACCTTCGCCGGGCTGACGCCCTCCCCCATCATGGCGAGGGCCTCCATCACGAAGGTCCCGATGACCCGGGAGGTGAAGAACCCGCGGCTGTCGTTGACGACGATCGGGGTCTTCTTGATCTGCTGGACGACGTCGACGGCCTTGGCGACCGCGGCGTCGGACGTCTTCTCGCCCTTGATGATCTCGACGAGGGGCATCTTGTCGACGGGGCTGAAGAAGTGGAGGCCGATGAAGTCCTCGGGCCGGTCGACGCCCTCGGCGAGCGTGGTGATCGGCAGGGTGGAGGTGTTCGAGCACAGCAGCGCGTCGTCGTCGACCACCGCCTGGGCGTCGGCGAAGACCTGGTGCTTGAGCTCGGTCGACTCGAAGACCGCCT
The DNA window shown above is from Euzebya sp. and carries:
- a CDS encoding type II 3-dehydroquinate dehydratase, which encodes MRVLLLNGPNLNLLGTRRPEVYGTTTLDDLETLVRGWAADLGVTHVQAYQSNHEGHLIDRLHAARGGVDGIVFNPGAFTHTSYALHDAIEAVEIPTVETHISDVESREPWRRRSVVRPACVHTVYGRGVESYRWALRHLVARARRPVERLRYADGAEQFVDLRFPDGSGPWPLAVLVHGGFWRHQWTSDTTELSALDLVDRGVACANVEYRRVGEAGGGGGGRASVEDVAAAVRFALEDPRVDAARWSIAGHSAGGQLALAAVASLRDVVAPPALAVSMAGCVDLEAAIAEGVGDGAAAAYVGEEDPAALSPVRLVPLGVPLTAVHGRLDESVPPGQSDSLVRAATAAGDDIDLVEFPDGHHFEFLDPAEPMWQAVAERLVAGVRPGG
- a CDS encoding dodecin family protein encodes the protein MSSVARVTEITARGSDYQSAIQAGIDRANKTLRGVQHVYVKDHEIYLEDGTVTEHQVDLKVTFTLDD
- a CDS encoding Rne/Rng family ribonuclease, encoding MSNSDTTTPDQAEGDGDGGVERTRVRRRSVRGKARDPFAVTPAADDEQADSADTPGGGDADRGGDDGGGDTAAAAAEGSDSAGEEGDDGPRRRRRRRGGRGRGGRGRSGRDAGTSGDDSDDDSDDASDDASDEGAGEDVAADDSGSDETTATDETSTERTLARSSKSKGSKSKDSKAKSSKSKGTEAQDSASDDASADAEGSDAGDDSDSDDASEDGGSGGSSRSGRRRRRGRRGRGRRGKKSSDGGSSGGDSSSGGSTRLAARGKGSGGRRRVPTVSPETRRVMAESPPKRMLVTVGGERTQIAVLEERTLVEHYVTQASEQSYVGNIYKGRVQNVLPGMEAAFVDIGKGRNGVLYAGEVNYDEADREGGLPRIEQALKPGQSVLVQVTKDPMGTKGARLTQHLSLAGRYCVLAPGDDMLGISRKLPDEQRDRLRKTLKAIKPEGYGLIVRTAAESASAEQLEADVERLVERWKAVEEKAEKAKPLESIYAEPQLVLRVIRDVFGPEHTQLIIDDETLADEVRDYLREVSPEHVDKVVTYRGDDRLFDAYEVTTQVRRALEKKVWLKSGGYLIIEKTEAMWVIDVNTGKFVGKDNLEETVLRNNLEAAEEIAKQLRLRDMGGIIVIDFVDMIVPANRDEVLKRFKRELARDKTKSRVMEISKLGLVQMTRKNVSKGLMESFTEETDDAIPGRRIVEDLLA
- a CDS encoding TIGR03936 family radical SAM-associated protein codes for the protein MRVRVRFAKAGKLRFISAIDLGRVWERALRKADLPIAYSEGFSPHPKVSFGDALPLGFASTAEFCELTFAGPVDLADMAARLDAAFPDGIAVVDAVEAVEGDMRLGKLLQASLWELTYPSPEGLVEAVDALPADGPLPVQRMKKDELVTADLRPALVGIVADGARVRATVRHPGVIPGDHVAGGAGGAAVRADDIHPLLGLDAPPTVITRLVQGRVDDSTAGVADALRGTVEPLRPGTSPPSPATTAADPVRTDPRAARDDASDGAAAGHHS
- a CDS encoding TIGR03960 family B12-binding radical SAM protein, producing the protein MSSPTTAPETVWPDLEPHLLRVRKPARYVGGEDNIVVKDPAAVTTSWLLCYPDTYEIGQPNQGIQILYEVLNEVDGTAAERAFAPWPDMEAIMREEGIPLFSLETHRPAGGFDVIAFSLSAEVGYTNLLTCLDLAGVPLRAADRGPDDPIVMIGGHASFNPEPLAPFVDVACAGDGEEFVLEVDAVLRQVAGRADRLDAIARISGAYLPDRYRPEYLEPRDGESMGRLRGLFPTAGADRLVPKRTVTDLDEWPYPKKQIVPLTETVHERYAVEIFRGCTRGCRFCQAGMITRPVRERSSATIQQMVDAGLRETGFEEVGLLSLSSADHAEIRGLCGDLADSYEGTATSLALPSTRVDAFNVELADELIRNGRRTGLTFAPEAGSERMRKVINKMVSEADMLRTAETAFSSGWRHIKLYFMIGLPSETDDDVIAIADLGLKVLDIGKSYGRKNKVTVSVGGFVPKPHTPFQWAAQDSPEEIERKLGLIKQRVARDRNLNLRYHDPYPGQIEGLLARGDRRVADVIQRAWELGARFDGWDELFDYDAWTTAAAQVGVDVAWVCQRERPEHEVFPWDNLDAGLDKGWLWSDYRDAVEAAPSELDDCRWTPCYDCGVCPSLDLANQTAHPQPSQQHSRRLPILSAGTG
- a CDS encoding 2-C-methyl-D-erythritol 4-phosphate cytidylyltransferase; amino-acid sequence: MSGDVVAVVLAGGSGTRFGAPVSKVYVDLGGRPVIAHSLAAFESHPDVDHVVLVVCAEDRGACAAVLADAASTKVRAVVDGGATRQASEWAGIEAVTALDLDDPLVLLHDAARPLTTPDLVSGLIAAARDGAGAIPAVGVTDDLVDPVGRRVTTDDLVAVQTPQAFPLHVLRRTYPAAIAGGFDGVDTAQTVDAFADVEIRWVASSAENLKITHPADLDRAEAILSARR
- a CDS encoding 2-C-methyl-D-erythritol 4-phosphate cytidylyltransferase, with translation MDVPADAPVRVDGLALTAALAEVEDVHVVVLWPAARSRADLPAVVEGARASVAPEVAVAALAPVTDAVKRVEGDRVVETVDRSALRRVVAPLVLHPVTARRALAAADGGVVSPLDGLGSGGRVLPLPG